In one window of Limnohabitans sp. MORI2 DNA:
- a CDS encoding ion transporter, translating to MFKSVFTQPTSSGFKAWNNVVALFIFISCITLALDTVPDLSESYHSLFNTIEWVAVVIFTLDYLGNLVFSEKGWRYAFTVWGVIDLVSILPSYLMLFNFTALQGSKVLRLLRVARVLRVLKLARQAMQVSQSSNPLVANLKIYFIIFFSVMMISSTAMYFVEGSLYAPDAMEAGQALIDQATPQGQEPEKFVPVDPISGNLIPEDKRFFTSIPTAMWWCIVTLTSTGYGDMFPVTVGGRIIGGLTMFLGLVLFGILLNVVGKTMMVVLFGEKLKNED from the coding sequence ATGTTCAAATCTGTCTTTACACAACCGACCAGTTCAGGCTTTAAAGCCTGGAACAACGTGGTGGCGTTGTTTATTTTTATCTCATGCATCACCTTGGCTTTGGACACGGTGCCTGATCTTTCAGAAAGCTATCACAGCCTGTTCAACACCATTGAGTGGGTGGCCGTGGTTATTTTCACGCTCGATTACTTGGGTAATTTGGTTTTCTCAGAAAAAGGTTGGCGCTATGCCTTCACAGTGTGGGGCGTGATTGATTTGGTATCCATCTTGCCCAGCTACTTGATGTTGTTTAACTTCACGGCTTTGCAAGGCAGTAAGGTTCTGCGTTTGCTGCGCGTGGCGCGGGTGTTGCGAGTGCTCAAGCTGGCACGTCAGGCCATGCAGGTGAGCCAGTCCTCCAACCCGTTGGTGGCCAACCTGAAGATTTACTTCATCATCTTTTTCTCGGTAATGATGATCTCTAGTACGGCCATGTACTTTGTCGAGGGCAGCTTGTACGCGCCTGATGCCATGGAGGCTGGTCAAGCCCTGATTGACCAAGCCACACCCCAAGGTCAAGAGCCAGAGAAATTCGTTCCTGTCGATCCAATTTCAGGGAACTTGATTCCTGAAGACAAGCGTTTCTTCACGTCAATTCCTACCGCCATGTGGTGGTGCATCGTGACCTTGACCAGTACCGGTTACGGCGACATGTTCCCAGTCACGGTGGGTGGGCGCATCATTGGTGGCCTGACCATGTTCTTGGGCTTGGTGTTGTTTGGTATTTTGTTGAACGTGGTTGGCAAGACCATGATGGTGGTGCTGTTCGGCGAAAAACTCAAAAACGAAGACTAA
- a CDS encoding ATP-binding protein, protein MSQHTSKHLSAWHKSVLTVLLTSLLAFLLMPLAERWELANIVMLFLLFVLMVAIQLGQTSGVVAAVYSVFLFDVLFVPPRFSLEVANPEHLVTFAVMLITAIVSAQMAARLKKSAEDAQLREARTNSLYQVARALAGTQSVSDAANISETFLLAQVGLKAYVIVTDEQVVQNQMVGAAQFHVETHLASLALTSKKTVSSSALNTTGWGCVYIPLLSAEHGHGILVLAAHEDTSEVTPEKVAFCEAYASLLAITLERLHFVEVAYAHELSVTSERLRSSILSALSHDLRTPLTVLVGLADSLATHEPALPADAVATAGTIQDQARRLSSLVSNLLEMARLNAGNVQLRLDWHDITDVVSASIEHLGDALKAHPVSVHIPSNVSLVQIDATLMERVVTNLLENATKYSPKGSSIALQVSETSEELLLVVRDEGQGIDPQKLDTMFDMFERGTKESSIQGFGLGLSICKVIVQAHGGRITASNRDSGGAELCVCLPKGVPPSVPEEIV, encoded by the coding sequence ATGAGCCAACATACATCCAAACACCTCAGTGCTTGGCACAAGTCAGTGCTGACGGTGTTGCTCACCTCGCTGCTGGCGTTTTTGTTGATGCCCTTGGCAGAGCGCTGGGAGCTGGCCAACATCGTCATGTTGTTTTTGCTGTTTGTCTTGATGGTGGCCATTCAACTTGGGCAAACCAGCGGTGTGGTGGCGGCTGTCTACAGCGTGTTTTTGTTTGATGTCTTGTTTGTGCCACCTCGCTTTTCGTTGGAGGTGGCCAACCCTGAGCATTTGGTGACGTTTGCGGTGATGCTCATCACTGCCATCGTGTCAGCCCAAATGGCGGCGCGTTTGAAAAAGAGTGCTGAGGATGCGCAGCTGAGAGAGGCACGTACAAACTCGCTGTACCAAGTGGCGAGGGCTTTGGCTGGTACTCAATCGGTGAGTGATGCGGCGAATATCAGTGAAACATTCTTGCTTGCCCAAGTGGGATTGAAAGCCTATGTCATCGTGACCGATGAACAGGTGGTGCAAAACCAAATGGTGGGGGCTGCGCAGTTTCATGTGGAGACACATTTGGCCTCCTTGGCGTTGACGAGCAAAAAAACGGTCAGCAGCAGCGCTCTCAACACCACGGGTTGGGGCTGTGTGTACATCCCGCTGCTTTCGGCGGAGCATGGCCATGGCATTTTGGTGTTGGCCGCGCACGAAGACACCTCGGAAGTCACACCTGAAAAAGTGGCGTTTTGTGAAGCCTATGCCTCGTTGTTGGCGATCACCTTAGAGCGTTTGCATTTTGTGGAAGTGGCGTATGCGCACGAGCTCAGTGTCACCTCGGAACGTTTGCGCTCGTCCATCTTGTCTGCGCTCTCGCACGATTTGCGAACTCCGTTGACCGTGTTGGTGGGCTTGGCCGATTCATTGGCAACACACGAGCCTGCTTTGCCTGCTGACGCTGTGGCAACCGCGGGCACCATTCAAGACCAAGCACGGCGCTTGTCGAGCTTGGTGTCTAACTTGTTAGAGATGGCGCGTTTGAATGCAGGCAATGTGCAGCTGCGCTTGGATTGGCATGACATCACCGATGTGGTGAGCGCCAGCATAGAGCACTTGGGGGATGCGCTGAAGGCGCACCCTGTGTCTGTGCACATTCCTTCCAATGTGTCGTTGGTGCAAATTGATGCCACGCTCATGGAGCGCGTGGTGACGAATTTGTTGGAGAACGCGACCAAGTACTCACCCAAGGGTTCGTCTATTGCGCTGCAAGTGTCGGAAACGTCAGAGGAGTTGCTGTTGGTGGTACGCGATGAAGGACAAGGCATTGATCCACAAAAGCTTGACACCATGTTTGACATGTTTGAGCGCGGCACCAAAGAGTCGAGCATCCAAGGGTTTGGCTTGGGCTTGTCGATTTGCAAGGTGATTGTGCAAGCGCACGGTGGCCGTATCACTGCCAGCAATCGCGATTCAGGTGGTGCAGAGTTGTGTGTGTGCCTACCCAAGGGTGTGCCCCCAAGCGTGCCAGAGGAAATCGTATGA
- a CDS encoding ABC transporter substrate-binding protein produces MRTAALAASVAALPAFAQNVIKIGEINSYKAQPAFLEPYKKGMELAVEEINAKGGVNGKQLQLITRDDNASPGDAVRAAEELLSREKVDVLSGAFLSHIGLALGDFAKQRKVFFLAGEPLTDKMVWQNGNRYTYRLRASTYMQVAMLVPEAAKLKKKRWAVVYPNYEYGQSAAATFKQLLKAAQPDVEFVAEQAPALGKIDAGSVAQAIADAKPDAIFNVLFATDLAKFVREGNTRGVFQGREVVSLLTGEPEYLEPLKDETPNGWIVTGYPWYGVQTPEHKAFYLAYHRKYNDHPRLGSVVGYSMIQALAAGIGKAKSTDSEQLVTAFSGLKFSTPYGPVTFRKQDNQSTMGAFLGRTKNDGGKGVLVDYRYIDGASVQPSDDVVKKLRPSN; encoded by the coding sequence CTGCGCACCGCCGCCCTTGCCGCGAGCGTGGCTGCTTTGCCCGCCTTCGCTCAAAACGTCATCAAGATTGGCGAGATCAACAGCTACAAAGCCCAGCCTGCTTTTTTGGAGCCCTACAAAAAAGGCATGGAGCTGGCCGTGGAAGAAATCAACGCCAAAGGTGGCGTGAACGGCAAACAGCTGCAACTCATCACGCGTGACGACAACGCTTCGCCCGGCGACGCTGTGCGTGCCGCCGAAGAACTGCTGAGCCGCGAGAAGGTGGATGTGCTCTCGGGTGCCTTCCTTTCGCACATTGGCTTGGCACTGGGCGACTTTGCCAAGCAACGCAAAGTGTTCTTCCTCGCAGGCGAACCTCTGACCGACAAAATGGTTTGGCAAAACGGCAACCGCTACACCTACCGCCTGCGAGCGAGCACCTACATGCAAGTGGCCATGCTCGTGCCTGAGGCCGCCAAGCTCAAGAAAAAGCGCTGGGCCGTGGTCTACCCCAATTACGAATACGGTCAATCGGCAGCCGCTACCTTTAAGCAACTCTTGAAAGCCGCCCAGCCCGATGTGGAGTTTGTGGCCGAACAAGCCCCAGCGCTAGGCAAGATTGACGCAGGCTCGGTGGCGCAAGCCATTGCCGACGCCAAGCCCGATGCCATCTTCAACGTGTTGTTTGCCACTGACCTCGCCAAGTTTGTGCGTGAGGGCAACACACGCGGTGTGTTCCAAGGCCGCGAGGTAGTGAGCCTCTTGACCGGCGAGCCCGAGTACTTGGAACCCCTCAAAGACGAAACGCCCAACGGCTGGATCGTCACCGGCTACCCCTGGTACGGCGTGCAAACGCCCGAGCACAAAGCCTTTTACTTGGCCTACCACCGCAAATACAACGACCACCCCCGCTTGGGCTCGGTCGTGGGCTACAGCATGATCCAAGCCTTGGCTGCTGGCATTGGCAAAGCCAAGAGCACCGACAGCGAGCAACTCGTCACGGCCTTCAGTGGTTTGAAGTTCAGCACACCTTATGGCCCCGTGACCTTCCGCAAGCAAGACAACCAATCGACCATGGGCGCGTTTTTGGGCCGTACCAAAAACGACGGTGGCAAGGGCGTGTTGGTAGACTACCGCTACATCGATGGCGCCTCTGTGCAACCCAGCGATGACGTTGTGAAAAAGCTCAGGCCGAGCAACTAA
- a CDS encoding potassium transporter Kup: MKNKEHSANSHYAALVLGALGVVYGDIGTSPLYALKEVFGGAHNPVPITPDNIVGILSLFFWSLMVVVTLKYVSFIMRANNEGEGGIVALMTLAIDKKTMGPWRYGFLVTLGLFGAAFFYGDGVITPAISVLSAVEGLELVTPAFKPFIVPFSLVIIVGLFVLQRKGTASVGALFGPVMVVWFVVLGVLGLSGIVQHPEVLVAVNPLHGVNFLAENPLLGFFSLGSVVLCITGAEALYADMGHFGIQPIRSGWLYLVLPTLVLNYFGQGALLLSNPAAIENPFYLLAPDWALTPLVALATVATIIASQAVISGAFSMTKQAMSLGYTPRVEVLHTSEDEIGQIYVPSINWFLMVSIILLVLGFQSSSNLAAAYGIAVTGTMLITNVLAVSVAIRLWHWHPMRAVLGALPFLVIDGCFFGANTLKIPDGGWFPLIFGLTVFIVFSTWKRGRDLVSDRMADDALELRDFVKNLDHGGVVRVDGTAIFLVTDTTYVPQAMLHSLKHYKVIHKHVIFLKVTLDTVPYVPAQQRMHVETLSNSFWAVSINYGFKDDINIPDALKHCKIPGVSFGLMDSSYFLGRETLIPKIKSDMAYWRELLFIFMYRNSDSATSFYRLPSNRVVELGSQVVL; encoded by the coding sequence ATGAAAAATAAAGAACACAGTGCCAACAGCCATTACGCCGCCTTGGTGTTGGGCGCATTAGGCGTGGTGTATGGCGACATTGGCACCAGCCCTTTGTACGCGCTCAAAGAAGTGTTTGGCGGCGCGCACAACCCCGTACCCATCACGCCCGACAACATCGTGGGCATTTTGTCCCTGTTCTTTTGGTCGTTGATGGTGGTGGTCACGCTGAAGTACGTGAGCTTCATCATGCGCGCCAACAACGAGGGCGAGGGCGGCATTGTGGCGCTCATGACGCTGGCGATTGACAAGAAAACCATGGGCCCTTGGCGCTATGGCTTTTTAGTCACGCTGGGCTTGTTTGGTGCGGCGTTCTTTTATGGCGATGGGGTCATCACGCCAGCCATTTCGGTGCTGTCGGCAGTCGAGGGCTTAGAGCTGGTGACGCCCGCATTCAAGCCGTTCATCGTGCCGTTTTCTTTGGTCATCATCGTGGGCTTGTTTGTGTTGCAACGCAAAGGCACGGCGAGTGTGGGCGCTTTGTTTGGCCCGGTGATGGTGGTGTGGTTTGTGGTGTTGGGTGTGCTCGGTTTGTCAGGCATCGTGCAGCACCCAGAGGTGTTGGTGGCGGTGAACCCCTTGCATGGTGTGAACTTTTTGGCTGAGAACCCCTTGTTAGGTTTTTTCTCTTTGGGCTCGGTGGTGTTGTGCATCACGGGGGCTGAGGCCTTGTATGCTGACATGGGCCACTTTGGCATTCAGCCCATTCGTTCGGGTTGGTTGTATTTGGTGCTGCCCACTTTGGTGCTGAACTACTTTGGCCAAGGGGCTTTGTTGCTGAGCAACCCAGCGGCGATTGAAAACCCGTTTTATTTGTTGGCCCCCGATTGGGCGCTCACGCCGCTGGTGGCTTTGGCCACGGTGGCGACCATCATTGCGTCACAGGCGGTGATTTCGGGTGCGTTCTCCATGACCAAGCAAGCCATGAGCTTGGGCTACACCCCGCGTGTGGAGGTGTTGCACACCTCGGAAGATGAGATTGGCCAAATTTATGTGCCCTCGATCAATTGGTTTTTGATGGTCTCCATCATTCTCTTGGTGCTGGGCTTTCAGTCATCGTCTAACTTGGCGGCTGCGTATGGCATTGCGGTGACGGGCACCATGCTCATCACCAATGTGTTGGCTGTTTCAGTGGCGATACGTTTGTGGCATTGGCACCCCATGCGTGCGGTGTTGGGCGCATTGCCGTTTCTGGTCATTGATGGGTGTTTCTTTGGCGCCAATACGCTGAAGATTCCCGATGGTGGTTGGTTTCCCTTGATCTTTGGTCTCACCGTGTTCATTGTGTTCAGCACTTGGAAACGTGGTCGCGATTTGGTGAGCGATCGCATGGCTGACGATGCGCTGGAGCTGCGTGACTTTGTGAAAAATCTAGACCACGGCGGCGTGGTGCGTGTGGATGGCACAGCGATCTTCTTGGTCACCGATACCACCTATGTGCCGCAAGCCATGTTGCACAGCTTGAAGCACTACAAGGTGATTCACAAACATGTGATCTTTTTGAAAGTGACTTTGGACACTGTGCCTTATGTGCCCGCACAGCAGCGCATGCATGTGGAAACTTTGTCGAATTCGTTCTGGGCGGTGAGCATCAATTACGGCTTCAAGGACGACATCAACATTCCGGATGCGCTCAAGCATTGCAAGATTCCAGGCGTGAGCTTTGGGCTGATGGACTCGTCTTACTTCTTGGGCCGTGAAACCTTGATTCCGAAAATCAAGTCCGACATGGCGTATTGGCGTGAGCTGTTGTTCATCTTCATGTACCGCAACTCGGACAGCGCCACGTCGTTTTACCGTTTGCCTTCCAACCGCGTGGTGGAGCTGGGATCGCAAGTGGTGCTTTGA
- a CDS encoding ABC transporter ATP-binding protein, translating into MSAPLLQVSALRKSFGGNVAVNDVSFSLQAGELLALIGPNGAGKSTTFNLVNGQLAPDAGGVWLDGQSLLGLPPHALWRMGVSRTFQVAQTFASFTALQNVQMALLSAQGKTFNPWLRANAQLRDEAMYLLDQVHLSAYADHACGALAYGDIKRLELAIALANQPRLLLMDEPTAGMAPDERHALMDLTRQLVQQRQVGVLFTEHSMDVVFEHAHRVVVMARGQLIAHGTPLQIQHDPQVQAVYFGRGKTFHQGDHA; encoded by the coding sequence ATGAGTGCACCTTTGTTGCAAGTGAGCGCTCTGCGCAAATCATTTGGCGGCAACGTGGCCGTCAACGATGTGTCGTTCAGCTTGCAAGCGGGCGAGTTGCTCGCTCTCATTGGCCCCAACGGCGCGGGTAAGTCCACCACGTTTAATTTGGTCAACGGCCAGCTCGCACCCGATGCGGGTGGTGTGTGGCTTGATGGTCAGTCTCTCTTGGGCTTACCGCCCCATGCACTGTGGCGCATGGGCGTGAGTCGCACGTTTCAAGTCGCGCAAACCTTTGCGTCGTTCACCGCGCTGCAAAACGTGCAAATGGCGTTGCTGTCTGCGCAAGGCAAAACATTCAACCCATGGCTGCGCGCCAACGCGCAGTTGCGCGACGAAGCCATGTACTTGCTCGACCAAGTGCACTTGAGCGCGTATGCCGACCACGCCTGCGGCGCATTGGCCTATGGCGACATCAAACGCTTGGAGCTGGCCATTGCCTTGGCCAACCAGCCGCGCTTGCTGCTCATGGACGAGCCTACCGCCGGCATGGCTCCTGACGAACGCCACGCCCTCATGGACCTGACGCGTCAACTCGTGCAGCAGCGCCAAGTAGGCGTGCTGTTCACCGAGCACAGCATGGACGTGGTGTTTGAACACGCCCACCGCGTGGTGGTGATGGCGCGTGGCCAGCTCATTGCTCACGGCACACCGCTGCAAATTCAGCACGACCCACAGGTGCAAGCCGTGTACTTTGGCAGAGGCAAAACTTTTCACCAAGGTGACCACGCATGA
- a CDS encoding response regulator, whose amino-acid sequence MSAKPRVLLVEDEPEIRRFVKSALEAMSCVVTEADSVMSAMHVLSVNPADLLVVDLGLPDVDGQTLIERVRSWSDMPVLVLSARAMEQDKVDALNLGADDYLTKPFGIAEFKARVQALLRRHQRQDDLPTSVLSFGSVRIDFTKREIFKNDVPVHLTVTEFKLLAALVRSSGKVMTQKALLQDVWGPAFKDSSHYLRIYISHLRQKLEDDPSRPKHFVTEIGVGYRFKQ is encoded by the coding sequence ATGAGTGCCAAGCCCCGTGTGTTGTTGGTCGAAGATGAGCCTGAGATTCGGCGCTTTGTGAAAAGCGCCTTGGAGGCCATGAGTTGCGTGGTGACTGAGGCCGACAGCGTCATGTCTGCCATGCATGTCTTGTCTGTCAATCCCGCTGATTTGTTGGTGGTGGATTTGGGGTTGCCCGATGTCGATGGTCAAACGCTGATTGAGCGCGTGCGCAGTTGGTCTGACATGCCTGTGCTGGTGCTCTCGGCCAGAGCGATGGAGCAAGACAAGGTGGATGCGCTGAATTTGGGCGCGGATGATTACCTCACCAAACCATTTGGCATTGCCGAGTTCAAGGCGCGCGTGCAAGCACTGCTAAGACGCCATCAGCGACAAGACGATTTGCCCACTTCGGTGCTGAGCTTTGGTTCGGTGCGCATTGATTTCACCAAGCGTGAAATTTTCAAAAACGATGTGCCTGTGCATTTGACCGTGACCGAGTTCAAACTGCTGGCGGCTTTGGTGAGGTCGTCTGGCAAGGTGATGACGCAAAAAGCGTTGTTGCAAGATGTGTGGGGCCCCGCCTTTAAGGACAGCAGCCACTATTTGCGTATTTACATCAGCCATCTGCGCCAAAAGTTGGAAGACGACCCTTCGCGCCCAAAGCACTTTGTGACGGAAATAGGCGTGGGCTACCGTTTCAAGCAATAA
- a CDS encoding ABC transporter permease yields the protein MDVASFIVQALNGLAAASSLFLVAAGLSLIFGVSRIVNFAHGSFFMLGVYVAYSLVSHLAPNVSGVLAVLLGDGAAATTAYFVMLLMAALITGALGAAVEVLVLRRIYQAPELFQLLATFALVLVIQDGVLWLWGAEDLLGPRAPGLSGAMDVMGRRLPTYDVFLIVIGPVVLALLWALLQRTRFGVLVRAATQDREMVGALGINPRHLFTAVFALGCALAGLGGALQLPREPAHLGLDMATIGDAFVVVVVGGMGSIPGAFVAALLIAEVKALCIALGTVEFFGVSFAFSKLTLVAEFLVMAVVLMVRPWGLMGKPLSDARAPVVTHHHAELPAAQRRVAWLVVAAVAVALPWLSSETPYVLVLAVDVLVAALFAASLHFIMGPAGMHSFGHAAYLGLGAYAAALLVLQAGVSPEVALIAAPLITALIAMPLAWFAVRLSGVYLAMLTLAFAQIVWSICFQWDSFTGGSNGLTGVWPSAWLQDKTHYYALTLTCVTLGVWALRRLMASPLGYALRASRDSVARAHAIGLNVARLQWVGFVIAATWAGLAGALLAFSKGSISPDVLGVSKSVDALIMVLLGGVESAVGPLVGALTFTVLQDSLARSTDYWRAVMGGVMLLLVLVFPQGIAGGLHQLWSRWTSRTQAGAEPAAHTPRPTSSGGSR from the coding sequence ATGGACGTCGCCAGCTTCATCGTTCAAGCCCTCAACGGGTTGGCTGCGGCTTCGTCTTTGTTTTTGGTGGCAGCGGGTTTGTCGCTCATTTTTGGCGTGAGCCGCATCGTCAACTTTGCGCACGGCTCGTTTTTCATGCTGGGCGTGTATGTGGCGTATTCGCTGGTGTCGCACTTGGCGCCCAACGTGTCGGGCGTGCTGGCCGTCTTGTTGGGCGATGGTGCTGCGGCCACCACGGCTTACTTTGTCATGCTGCTGATGGCGGCACTCATCACGGGTGCATTGGGCGCGGCGGTTGAGGTGCTGGTGCTGCGCCGCATTTACCAAGCGCCTGAGTTGTTTCAATTGCTCGCCACCTTCGCCTTGGTGCTCGTCATCCAAGACGGCGTGCTGTGGCTGTGGGGCGCTGAAGATTTGTTGGGCCCTCGCGCGCCCGGCTTGAGCGGTGCGATGGATGTGATGGGCCGACGCTTGCCGACCTACGACGTGTTCCTCATCGTCATCGGCCCCGTGGTGTTGGCGCTGCTGTGGGCGCTGTTGCAACGCACGCGCTTTGGCGTGCTGGTACGTGCCGCCACACAAGACCGCGAGATGGTGGGCGCCTTAGGCATCAACCCACGCCATTTGTTCACCGCGGTGTTTGCTTTGGGCTGCGCTTTGGCAGGCTTGGGCGGCGCACTGCAACTGCCACGCGAGCCCGCGCACTTGGGGCTAGACATGGCCACTATTGGCGATGCGTTTGTGGTGGTCGTCGTCGGTGGCATGGGTTCGATTCCGGGTGCATTTGTGGCGGCTTTGTTGATTGCCGAAGTCAAAGCTTTGTGCATCGCACTGGGCACGGTGGAATTTTTCGGTGTGTCGTTTGCGTTTTCTAAGCTCACGCTGGTGGCCGAGTTTTTGGTGATGGCTGTGGTGTTGATGGTCCGGCCTTGGGGCCTCATGGGCAAACCGCTGAGCGATGCGCGTGCACCCGTGGTCACCCACCACCATGCTGAGTTGCCTGCAGCGCAACGTCGTGTCGCGTGGCTGGTGGTAGCCGCAGTGGCCGTTGCTTTGCCATGGCTCAGCAGCGAGACACCTTATGTGTTGGTGCTGGCGGTGGATGTGCTGGTGGCCGCGCTGTTTGCGGCGAGCTTGCACTTCATCATGGGACCTGCGGGCATGCACTCGTTTGGCCATGCCGCGTATTTGGGGCTGGGCGCGTATGCGGCAGCCCTCTTGGTATTGCAAGCGGGCGTGTCGCCCGAGGTGGCGCTGATCGCCGCGCCGCTCATCACCGCGCTCATTGCCATGCCGCTGGCGTGGTTTGCCGTGCGTTTGTCGGGCGTGTACTTGGCCATGCTCACGCTCGCGTTTGCGCAAATTGTGTGGTCCATCTGTTTTCAGTGGGACAGCTTCACCGGCGGCAGTAACGGCCTCACGGGCGTGTGGCCCAGCGCGTGGCTGCAAGACAAAACCCATTACTACGCGCTCACCTTGACCTGTGTGACTTTGGGCGTGTGGGCGCTGCGCCGCCTCATGGCCTCGCCCTTGGGCTACGCGCTGCGCGCCAGTCGTGACTCGGTGGCACGCGCCCACGCGATTGGTTTGAACGTGGCGCGACTGCAGTGGGTGGGCTTTGTCATTGCCGCCACATGGGCAGGTTTGGCTGGGGCGTTGCTCGCGTTTTCTAAGGGCAGCATTTCGCCCGATGTGTTGGGTGTGAGCAAGTCGGTGGATGCGCTCATCATGGTGTTGTTGGGTGGTGTGGAATCTGCCGTCGGCCCGCTGGTGGGCGCGCTCACATTCACCGTGCTGCAAGACAGTTTGGCGCGTAGCACCGATTACTGGCGTGCCGTCATGGGCGGCGTGATGTTGTTGTTGGTGCTGGTGTTTCCGCAAGGCATTGCGGGTGGTTTGCATCAGCTCTGGTCGCGTTGGACCTCGCGCACGCAAGCAGGCGCTGAGCCTGCGGCGCACACACCTCGCCCCACTTCTAGCGGAGGCTCGCGATGA